The following nucleotide sequence is from Apodemus sylvaticus chromosome 2, mApoSyl1.1, whole genome shotgun sequence.
AGATGTAGCCCAGGTCCTTGGGTGGCTTTTCCGAGGCGCACACTTTCTGGTCATTGTAGATCACCCATCTGGGAAGTAGGCAAAGggtcagagaaggaaggaagaacagtggGCTCTCCATATTGTGTCACCTTTCAGGCAAGGCCTGAGGAATGCCTTGGAAGGAGCCCGACCGACTTTGATTCTACGTCTACATCCCCAAATCTACCACCCAGCTAGCAGTCTGAACAGAGCTTCGGAATCTCATTTCCCCATTTGATGTCCTCAGACTGTCCATTTAGAGACATGGTCCCAAcaaacctggctgtcctggaaccctatGTACACAAGGCTGGTCACAAGCAGAGATCTAGTACTGCTGGGTCCCCAATGTTGCAATTAGATGTATGAAGGACTCCAGCCAGCCAGTGtgtagttgtttgttttttgagacaggatttctctgtgtagtcctgtacaccttggaactaactctgtagaccaggctaacctcaaattcatAAATCCGCCCCCcccactctgcctcccaagtgctgggattaaaactatgcgccaccatgcccagcatgtgttttcaaaaattatagccaggaggtggtggcgcacgcctgtaatcccagcactctgggaggcagaggcaggaggatttctgagttcaaggccagcctggtctacagagtgagttccaggacagcaggggctatacagagaaaccctgtcttgaaaaacccctcccccccccaaaaaaagaaaaaaatatataattatttactttGCACTAATAACCACTTGAACCACGGTGTGTACAGAGATCAGAGGGAAGTTTTCTggttctgggaatccaactcTGGCTGTCGGGActggcagcaggtgcctttcCTCACTGGGGTCttgtcagcctagactacatcATCTTTCACCCATTCCTGTGAAGGCGGGGAAGCTGAAAAGACCACCGTCTTCTATCCTTTTTTAAAGAGgacttgtttttaaaattgtgtgtgtgtatgtgtgtgtgtgtgtgtgtgtgtgtgtccgctcAGACATAGGTGcaggtgcccatgaaggccagagggtgccagatcccccgGAAGTAGCTATGGATGGCTGTGAACCTTCAtctggatgctggaaactgaacctaggtcttctgcagaGTGGCAAGTGTTCTTAGTCAACAAGCATCTCCACGGCCCACCCCGCCCCTGTGGAGACAGGATTTCAGAGCACAGGACCGCTTAGAACTCACTCACCATGTGGCCAGAGATGAGCTTCACCTGCTGGCTCCCCGGCCCCCCCTCAATGCTAGCACTGCAGCCATGAGCCACTACACACACAGCCTTGGACCACCATTTTCATTGAGTAATTAGTCTTTGCCACATTATTTAACTTTACTGCTGCCACAGGCAATACATAACCAAGCAGATGACCACGTACTAGTAAAACTTCATTTACAAAAGCAGACAGATTTAGCCCTGGGATATGCCTTGCGTATCCCTAAGGGGAGGCACCTTCCTCCCCTAGCCcctcagagctgaggactgaacccagggccttgcgcttgcaagtgctctatcactgagctaaatccccacccccatttttttgttttgttttttgtcttaagacagggtttctctgtgtagccctggctgtcctggaatgaactctgtagaccaggctggcctcaaactcagaaattcacctgcctctgcctcccaagtgctgggattacaggcatgcgccaccactgcccagcttcatttttttttcaacctgATTTCTCCCACGAGTACTGTAGGGTGGGCCTGCAGGTTGCCCTCTCCCCCGCCCTCTCCATCCCCAGTGCGCACTGCTGGCCCTTACCTGCCTTCCTTCTTGATATGGCACACATAGTGACCACACATGGTAGATGTGCCCATGTGACTAATGAAGGCAAAGAGCTGATACtctggggaagaagagaaagataaagCAGAGGAGAAAACTACTAGGGATTCCTGTGTGACAATATTTAACAGCTCAAACTCAAAACTAGAGTTTCAGGGATCACGGGCAAAGGGGACCTCAGCTCCTTGAATTCCACCCTCACCAGACCCATCAGAAAGACAGAGCTTCTGACTCCCCCAACTGAGAAACACATGGCACTAGAATGAGGGCAACACAGCCCTAGGTCTACCCAGATTCTTGGGGACACTCACTCCCAGGACCATCCCGGACTTTAGGTCCCACTGGCACAGACTCAGAGATGGAGTCAGCAGCTGAGCGTCCTTCCGAGATGTCCATGGCAGCTTCTGCATCGAGGTCATCGATGTGACTGAAGATCCAGTCTACAGCCCGCTCTAAGCTATTGTTCTTGGAGAGGAGGGAAGCGTTACTTTTCCTAGAGTGGAGCAGGCACACCCACACTGTGGCTATCACAGACAGAGACGGAGCCACCAGCGTAACCACACTATGCTGGGTTTGGTACACACTAACCAAAGTTACCACTGTAACCTTACCCTACCCCACGTTCCCAGAGGCTCCAAGTCCTGGGACAGCGCATACCGTGGCCCGCAGAGCTTTCAGGGCCTGGTCCCTTGAGAAGCCCATGGAAACAATGGTGGTCACGCAGTCCTCTGGTGGGGGGTCAGCGGCTGCACTTGTGGAGCCAGGCCCACTGGAGCCAGGCAAGATGAGGGGGTTTGCAAAGTCTGTGGACGAGGAAGGCATGAGTGTCTGGGGGATGGATGGAGgcctgcctcctcctgcctcccacctctgcctACCTGGATCATCCATGTGTGACATGACCCAGTTCATGGCTGCTTCGGCCCCACTGTTTCCTGTGTAGTAGACAGCTTTCCGGCAGGCGTCCATGGGGAAGCCCATCTCCACCAACTGTATGATGACGGACTCATCCAGCATGGGCGCTGTGGTAGAATTAGCACGGTGACTTCCTGCTACTGTCTCCACTGGTTCCTTCATCCCCCCGCCTGCCCCCCATGCCTTTTCCCAATCATCCTGCATgtgcttttttctctttcatagaTAAGCGTTTCATACCAGAACTAAAATAAACAGAAGCAAAATGGGACCCTGGTATCCCAAAGGTGATCTGTTTTCTGCTGTGCATGGAACTCAATCCCCTTCCCATCCCAACCCAGCCCAAGGAAGTAATGAAGGTAGATACAGAGTCAGTTAGCCAGAGCTGAAGACAGCCCGTAAGAATGCGGCTGGGGGTAGTTCAGCCTGTCTTCACATCCAACAAGGCACAGAGGATatttgggagggaggacaggaagaaacataaaggaagggaaggaagtaaTACAGAAGCCCTCCCCCATCagcaagggagagagacaggcaggaagaagaATCACTAACATGTCGGAGAGGAGAAGTGAGGGGAGCAGAAGGAGTCTTCGTCTTCGTTGccatagaaaccaaggctaccttTGGGCTCGTCCGGAGTGACCAGGGGTGGGGCAATGTCAGGCAGCTCCTCCTCCCCGGGCTGCAGCCCTGCGCCCCTCAGCTGGGAGATATCTAGCTCCTCCGGCATCTCGATGGACACATCTGCAATGAACGGGAAGAAGGGCCACTTCAGCAGCTTCCCGATGCTAACCTGCAAAAGCACAGGCACCCTCATGCTCCTGCTGTGCTTTAGATCTGCTCTTAGCAGCTCCAACCATGGGAAACGTGCGCAAGTGTACGTACGAGTCAAGGCACCTAGATTCTAGTTCCAATCTACCATGAGCAATAGACAGGCAAGGGGCCTCTACAGTCAGAGTGCCTTATATTTCTGAAGGTCTGTTTCATTCTCCACAAAATCAAGATAAATCAGAAGTGTCACATTAGAGCCAGGGACCTGTAAGACCTGCTTCAAGATTAACCCAATAAAAGTACTGTCATCAACTAAATAAATTTAACAGTACAACCAGTCATGACTATCAAAATAGTTTTAACCAGGCATcacggcacatgcctttaatcccagcactaagaggcagaggcaggtagatctctgcgtgaggccaacctgatttacacagcaagttccagaccaaccagggctacacagtgagactctgtctcaaaaaggatgAAAAACCCAGAGAAGTTTTAATCAGTATCTTCAAACTAGATACATTTTGAAACGTACACAAAATGCTTCCCTTTTCAGAGAAAAAATCTGAGGAACACTAGTTGATACATGTTGTGActacctttttgttgttttttgttttttggatttggtttttttacaagacagggtttctctgtatagccctggctatcctggaacgcactctgtagaccaggatggcctcgaactcagaaatctgcctgcctctgcctcccagagtgctgggatgacaggcatgtgccactaccgcccagttGAGACTACCTTTTTCTAGGACTTTCTACATCACCACCCATCCCAACAACATACCCAGCTTCTTGGGCACCCAGTCTAGGCCAAAGGTGAACTTCTTGATCTGGATGACCAGGTAGTCCGGGAAGGAGGCAAACCGAGTGGTCCTGGGGAGAGAAAACATGCTGGCGCCCAGAGCTTTCCCGTCTCTACACTGGGCTTGGTCTCTCTTAGATAATACTCCCCTCTGCCTGCCTGGGTAGAGAACAGGGCTCTGCACAAGGAGCTGCAGAAACTAGGTATCAGATTGGCAACGGGCTGAGGACTTGGTCCCTGAAACTGAAGCACCTCTCCAGGTCCCCAAACTATACCAGTGGCCAAAGCAAACTGCTTTCTAGAAGCCTGATTATTCCTTTAGCTGACACAAAGTGTCGGGGCTCTAGCATAATGGGGAGAGCTAGTGCAGAGGCCACACTAGAAAAGAGCTTGCACCACAGGAGAAGTGTCAGGAAAGAAGGTAAGAGAACAAACAGGTCATCGCCCATGTCTACCCTTGCTACAGCCTCCTGGTACCCTCAGAAACAAACCAAACCGTGAGGCCTAGGTGGTAATCTGGAGATCTCCACCAAAAGGACAGCAGTCAAGAGGTAGAGTGTCCCTGGTGATGACCCCACTGAGGTGGCAGCTAAACCCCGGCAAAGGACATACTTGAGCGCGACGGACTTGGCCTGCAGGGCGGTACTCCAGAAGTCATCCACCTGCTCAGGGGCCCCATAGGCttccaggcaggagctgaagggCACCTGGGCCCGAACCAGCTCTGGCAGTGGTACTTTTTCCTCTTCGGCTTGCCGCTTCTTCTCTTCATACTCGAGAAGCTCCTCTGGTGAGAAGACAGGTGCTGTAGTCCTTGAGGATGCCTGCCCCCTGCTCTCTGCTCAACTCTGCCTGCTGGCCTCGCGCCCTAAATTATTCCCATTTCCCTACCTCCACCAAAGCCCACCAGACATGCCTCATGTACCGTGCATCCCATCTCAACAGCGCTGACAAGCTGCAGGATTAACCCCTGCCCCGCTGTGCTCCAGTTCAGATCTGGGCTTCCATTCGTACCGAGGCCTGGCTGGGCACAAGCTACCTTTGTTAAGGGCTGCATCCATGGGCACAGGCAACTGCATGATGTAGTCCACCCGCTGAGTGTACTTGACCTTCTCTGTGGCCAGGCATTTGATTTTCTCTTCCACCAAGAAGCGGAACACTTCATTTGGATTTTCAGAACTCCGGCAATTCCTCTATGGGAAAGAGGCAGGATAGGAAGGTCAGGGCAGCCAGGGAACAAATTGAGGCTCACAAATTTTTATTAGGGAGCCAGTAGAGAATGGCAGTGGATTGAAAGACGCCACTCAGGAGCTCAGGGATGCAAGACAGAGAAGCCTTCCCTAGTTAACCACCCTCAAACCTCACTGTGGCCACTGTAATGCTACCTGTATTTTTCCTTGTAAGTACTAAAAGTATTCTCCTGCTGGGGATGAACCCAGAGACTCGTGCTTGCTAGCTAAGTGCTCTACCTCTGTGCCCCACCTCCCGGCCTTCTTAATGTTTTTGCTATTCTAAGCTTAATTGGGTTTACCACAAATAGGAATCACAGGTAAAGATTATCActtgttgccgggcggtggtggcgcatgactttaatcccagcacttgggaggcagaggtaggtggatttctgagttcgaggccatcctggtctacagagtgaggacagccagggctacacagtgaaaccctgtcttgaaaaaccaaaaaaaaaaaaaaaaaagattatcacTTGTCTGGACTCTTTTCCTCAGGTGCAGCTACATACACAGAAGAGGCTGAGTGCAAACGCACCGCTCAGTTACAGGGCCTGGGTGGGAAGGAAGCAAGAGGGCGCGAACAGGAGAATCAGCAGTGGCCTCCCCGGCACTGTCCCATCCTTACCTCCACCATGTTGATGAGATGCAGGAAGAATTCCTGGGCATCCTGCTGCCGATTAGTGGAGAACTCGGGATGGCCCTTGCCAACGAGGGCCTTGAACATTCGAGGGGCAATGCCATCTTGAACTTCCTAGGCAGGACCAGGGCAGGGATTCAGTAGGCACCACATGACCTACTTTAGATGCCTCCTAGATCTTAGTTTCTCTATGTAAGTCTATGGTCTGAAAAGGATAAAGTCCTAATCTCACCTTTTGTTCTGGTACCTGCTCCCCATCACCTGACTCCAGTGCTGGCTTAGAATATTCTCCAGAGAGAAGGCCATGCCCGAGTTTGGCCCTGTAGTAATAACCAAGAAAACCATTTAGCTAGTGAACTAATGATCCCAGAAACtgcatctttttctttccttcaatcttATTCATGACCCAACTTAGACAACTCTTAAAAATCTATgtgtaggagctggagagatggctcagaggttacgagcactgactgctcttcccgaggtcctaagttcaattcccagcaaccacatggtagctcacaaccatctgtaatgggatctaatgcagtcttctggtgtgtctgaagacagctacagtgtacataaaataaatctttaaaaaataaaaaatctgtgAGTGGCTTTGTAGGGATGGGGACACCTTAGGTTGTATAGGAACTCAGCACAAGGGGCAGTACACAGTTTCTAACTGCTCCGAGTTGTAAAGCACTCAACAGCCTTTGTAGGCTACATACACCTGGGTGCTGAAGTCTTGAGTAGGGTCCGTTGGGGCATTCTGGAAGATCTTCTCCAATTTATCCACATACCTAAGAGGCAAAAGCAGAGTAGCAGGAAGACGGAAGGGATAAACCATCTACCAATCACTAATCTAGTCCACTCCTCTGCAGCAAGCTGCCCACCCTCCCTTCTCAACTCACGGCAGCACGCATGTGCACAAGGCACCCTTCCAGgcagcatgcatgtgcacaaggCTTCCTTCCCGAGGCAGAGCCAAGGGACCAAGACAGCAGCCCAGGGCTAGACTAAACACAGATCCTATGCTTCGTCCTTCTCTGCTCTATCGCTGGGAAGGGTGTGCTCGGGCAGCTTTGTAACGTgctcccctcacagcacacctGCCATGGTAGAACAGAGCTATTCTAAGAATGAGAGCAGGCACACGACACCCAGGACAGCTGAAGGAGAGTGTGCAAAGAGACTGTCAGCCAGAAGACGAGCTAAGACGTTAAAAAGGATTTGGTTTCAGCCAACTAATAATTCCCAGCCACTATACCTTCCCCTCCATCTCCACCGTTCTCATGGCCTCCTTAAGTAATGCAAAGATGTGGTAAACTAAAGGTCGCACAGGTAGGTACCCAGCACAGATCGGTAGAAAAGACCAGAGCTCACTCACTTCCTCTGAAAGTCAGGGATGCTGAAGAGCACCTGGACCACGGAGTTGAGGTAGCAGCTGTTACCCAGGTTCCGGATGCCCGTGTAACCAGGCCCAAACAGAGGCTTGAGTGGCACGCCTGACTCCTGGATCAGCTCCCACTCACCAATCCGCTGGTTCATGTCTATCTCCAGCTCAGTCATTGTCTTGTCCGTCTGCAGGGAAGGGAAACTTAAGACTAGGCAAGAAGCTAATTCTTAAAGTTTCCCAGACCCTAGGGCAAGACCCAGATATAGCCCAGGAATTATGGACTTGGGGGCCTGGGCATAGTATATACCACGCAGTCTCCAAGCTCTGGACTGAGAGTCATCCTACATCCTGAGGAAGCGAAATGACCAGGCTTCTCCCTACCAGGATGCTCTTTCATACTCTGAAGTCGCTCTACTTACCTTTAGGTTATTACTACAGAACACTCATCAGAGAAGCATCCCGGTGCCCAAGTCAGAGAGGGCGTCTGCCGCACACCTAGCAGTACCACTTTCATCCTCTCTCATACTACTGGTCAGTAGTTAACAAACAGTCATTTATTTGGGACTATGACTAAGACCCGCCATGATCCTACACTATGCCTATAAAAGTAAGAACTATACctatcttcctttctctcctgagacagggtttctctgtgtagctttagctgtcttggaactctctttgtagaccaggctggccttgaactcagagatcctcctgtttctccctcccaagtgctagtataCATCCATCCACTGCCGGGATgacaaggtttattttatttacacgGTGATTGGCatgtaataaatatttgataGTACTCACTGAATAACCAAATGATTATGGAGTTCTCTTCAAGAGAGATTCATTGATCTTGGGGCCTGGGTTACCTCAGCTTTAGGCACAGAAGGCGACAGAGACGTGGAGGGGATCTGAAGCTACTGGGCACCGCGGGCCTCCCTCACCTTCTGCATCTTCAGCATGTCGATGCCAAAGTGAGACAAGTGCTCGGCCAGGCTCGGGTCCAGAACCATGTCGTCCTCGTCGTAAGAGTACACATCTATAGGGAAGGCACGCACGGTGGCAGGGGACAGCCTGGCATTCGCCTACCCACCAACTCTACCTCCTGCCCAGAGGACAGCCGGCCAGCAGGCTCACCCTCCCGCCTCACATGGGCATTAGTGAGGCGCAAAGCCCGTTGGGATTGACTGTCAGAGGAAACGCTCAAATCGGATAAGGAAGAAGGGGAATTATGAGTTTCTTTTATCTTacatgtatgtgttagtgtgtgtgcaggggctttttcttttcctcttagtTTCTGGTCTAGGTCTCATATAGCCTCGGCTTACCTCAAACTCATTATACAGTTGAGGGTAACCTTCAACGTTCCatccctgcttccacctcctaagttctgggataaCAGACCTGCACTAGAGCAAGCCCACACCCAGTTGTAACTgcatctcctcctgcaccatgcgcTACCACAGTGACACAGGTTTGGAAGACAGTGACTAAGCAGACAGCAATGACAGTGACTAAGCAGACAGCAATGACGAGGGTCTTCCGGGGTTGGATCAGGGCCATGCAGCCATGTTATTCATGTTGTAGGAAAGGAGCAAGAGAAGCGCAttaagtggggagggggaggggctggcgaGGAGTACCAGCGCCGTCGGGGGTGATGGTGCCCAGCTTGACCGCTAAGGGGTAGCCAGTCTCCCTGTAGTGCTCCACGGCATGGTTGTTGCCCCCACTGCCATCAAAGTAGCGCCGGCCGCAGAGGATGGAGCCGTCGGTCAGGTTGAGCCACAGGTTCTCCCTCATGTCGCACTTGGAGCACTTCCAGCCACTAGCCCAGGGAGAAGAGAATCAGCCGGACTGTGGGTTGGGTCTGTGGGAATGGCAGCGACGGCAGTGTGCAGGCCCCACCAGCTTACGAGCCCATCTTCCCTCATCTGGCTGCCCCTGCGTTGTTCATCTCCCCCATCTTCCTTCTAGGCTtgccccctctcctttccttccagtTCCCACACAAAGGTGGCCTCTTTACCCTCGCTTGCTCTGGGGACTGTGCCCAGAGATGAGCGGAGGCAGGTCTCACCAGGGAGGGATCCGGGCAGGGTTGTCCAGCTGCTTGAGGTTGAAGGCGTGCTTGGACACCTGACGGACTTCTCCGTCCCAAGCCTGCACCTCCTGCTTTCGAGAGGCCGAGTCAGCTGTAAGTAGGGCTTCCACCGCACTGGTCACCTAGAAGAACAGAGCCATCAGCCAGGACCCCCCTGCCCCACGCACCCTCACCCTCAGGCCCCAGTTTTGTTGGGACTGTCCACGCCATGACTACAGCAGCCCCTTCTGCCCTCGAATCTCTGGGAAGGGTGGTGAGATATGCATACCCGATCTCTGACAATGTCGGGAAGCCCCCCCAACCCATCCCGAGCGATCTCCAGGTAATCTGGCAAAATGACAATCTTCACATCCTCATCATATTCAAACTTGTCCTCGGTGAGGTCAAACCCACCTTCAACACCTGGAGAGGacaaagaataaggaagaaagTCGAACAGCTACCATTTGTTGTCATCTCTCCAATTTGTCCCTTCCAGAGCTCTGAGGCCACAGATGAGGCTTGGGTTGTCCTAGCAGGAGGCTCACCGATGGCCAGCCGAGTGGGCTTCTTCCGAGGTGGGTCCCCAGTGCCTGCGCTGGTGTCCTCTTCCTTCTGCAGTAAAAAGAGGGTCAGAGGCCCGAGCACGATGGTGCCTGACTTTGTCCTGGCATTCAAGGGGCAGACGCGGGGTCTCTAAGAGTTCCAGGCTGGCTGAGGCTAATCGGTGAAAGGTCAGGACCAGCAATGAGCCCCAGGGACAGAAGgaaggtggggaaggggaggaaggaacagTTAACTGCACAACACCAAGAGGCTGATCATCAGTCAGGGCTCAGTGACACAAACAAGAGCGTGAAAGGAAAGCAAGAGCTACGCAGTCAGAGGGCCGCTGGCCAGTTTATATCagcttgacccaagctagagttaGCAGGGAGGAGGAAGCCTCAGgggagaaaatacctccataagactgggctgtaggcaagcctgtgggcagCAGTCCAGCAGTCcccccctctttttttgtttttgtttttttttttggatttggtttggttttttggagtcagggttcctctgtataaccctggctgtcctggaactcactctgtagaccaggctggcctcgagctcagaaatctgcctgcctctgcctcccagagtgctgggattacaggagtgtaccaccaatgcctgccccccccctctctaattttttttttttttttttggagacaggatttctctgtgtagccctggctgtcctggaactcactctgtagacgaggctggcctgaactcggaaatccacctgcctctgtctcccaagtgctaggattaaaggcttgcaccaccactgcccagcttaattcttttttttttttacactccagattttgtccccttcccagtccaccctctgactgttcaacatcccatacctcccccatacaggaggatgtccccatcccacctcccacccctcagagcagcagttctcaaccggTGCTTTGTAACCCCCACAGGgactacatatcagatatttatattacaattcatagcagcagcaaaattatagttataaagtagcaacaaaaataactttatggttggggtcaccacaacatgaagaactattgtggtcacagcattaagaaggtggAGATTCActgctgtagggcattttcttcattaatgactAGAGAGGAAGGGTCTGCCCATTGTGGGCGCCATCCCTAGGTTGGTGGTCCTGGCTTCCACAAGGCTGAGCCAgccggtaagcagcacccctccatggcttctgcttcagctcctgcctccaggttcctgctctgcttgagttcctgtcctgacttccttcaatgacagACTATAGTGTGGAAGTGTATACCAAATAAAGTGTGAGCTCATTTGCCCaacttggttttggtcatggtgttttaccataGCAATAACCCTAAGAAGAGAAGACACTCAAAGCAGGCTCCTTGTGGAATGTGTCTGCGTGTCCCAGCCCATACCCTAGCCACTGTGCCTACCGGTCGCCGGGTCCTCCGGAGGTGCAGGTAGACACGCTGGCCTGTCTTGTTGAAATGTCTCTCCACATACTGTTTCCCAAATCCCAGGAATGTGTTCATGCAGATATAGAGGCCACCCTCAGACTCCTGCAGGGCACAATGAGAACGGGAAACACAAGAGGGACAAAGCTTGCACGTGTGGGGAGCCAAGGGTCAAGGGTCAGAAAGGGTTTGCTTCCTAACACTGTGCAGCTCTTAGCAACGTATACAGCCTTCGGGACATGAGAGACAGCCGAAGGTCTTCCCTATCCTGAATCTGAAAACAGCCACCAAGCTCAGGAGGCAGCTGAGCAGTACTCCTCAGATGTTGCCGCTCACTACTCAATCAAAAGAGGGCCCCTTCACCTCTTCTTTGGCTCAGGAGACCCAGAATGTAGAGGTACTCATGTTGTCAGAGGTGACACTTAGAAGAGGGGGAGAACAAAGGGCCAGCCAGCCAAACCCTACCTGATAGACGTTAGGTACCTCAGAAAACCTCCTAGATCACAGGGGCAGAGATGGCAGCACCAAGCAGGACAGGGGTCAGACCTCTCCTTTGTCACACTCTCTACGAGAGGAAAACCCTGGCTTTGGGGGATACCCCTTGTTTGGGACACACAGCTAACCCTGAAGCTAGCTTAGGTCATGAAGGCCATCATTTTACAGCCGCTAGCTGCCCGCTGCCTAATCCCTCTCCCCTATAGTTACATCAACCTGCAACCTCAAAcctgtttattcatttttatttgtttctttttgagacaggatctcctggaacctgggctggcctggaactcactacgtagcccaggatgacccagacttttcttctgtttcagcctcccaGGTCTGCCTGGGGTAACAGGTTTGTTGCCACCACACCCACTTGAGATATCCCTTTTGTGAACAATATGGCTACACTTGCTGAGAGAGCTAGACAACATAAAATCAAGAAGAACAGGGAAGATTTGTGCCCCCCTGAGGCACAGCTAGGGAGGGAAAGTCAGGCTCCCCTAAAACTAAACCAGCCTTCCAGAGTGGGTGCCGGCGTCAGATGAGAGAGAAAGCGGGAGAGGAAGCTGGACGAGAATGCCTCACATGCCAGGCTCTAAGCAGCAGGCATCCTCTTCTTGGAATATAGATTTTCTGCACTAGTAAAATTAGGGCAGGATCTCAGGGAGTCGGTGGACCAGTGACCTGCACTGTACCACTCCCTAGAAGCTTGTGGACTGCAGTGCTCACTAAAAAAGCACTTCTCCCCACAAAGCCTAGCTACACTCCCTTTCTCCCACAAAAAGAATCAGATGATCTGACAAGCTTCAGGTTGTTACTAAATCAAGTAGGCAGGAGATCCCTCGCCTCAGAATGGAAAAGGGAAGGCGTtggaaaaattacaaaacaaacaaacaaatggaaaaaaccCATTATTTTTCAGTCATATAAAGTACTAAGgagagacaggaacaattgtCTTGTCTTTAAGTGTAAACACAGACCCACTGATATCTATCTACCTTTCCCTCCAGAGAGGAAGGTGGGCACACTCAGGTAACTCTTTGGATGAAAATAAAAGGTGTGGCTGCTTCATGGCAGACAGGAAGCCCTGACCGGCAACCCACCTCTACTACCAAGGCCAGCTGGGGAGAAGTAGAGCCTTATCTGGGGCTCTGATCAAAGCCCAGCAAACCTAGCAAACCACAAATCACAGGGCTGGCTCTCAAGTGTTCGCCACGTTACGCTGCTCTACTCAGCACTGGGGATGCATTATTCAGTCTGACTTGCAGTTTTCAGGCCCTGAGCTGGTCAGGCTGAAGGCTCCGGGCAGGGCCCAACAAC
It contains:
- the Usp5 gene encoding ubiquitin carboxyl-terminal hydrolase 5 isoform X1, producing the protein MAELSEEALLSVLPTIRVPKAGDRVHKDECAFSFDTPESEGGLYICMNTFLGFGKQYVERHFNKTGQRVYLHLRRTRRPKEEDTSAGTGDPPRKKPTRLAIGVEGGFDLTEDKFEYDEDVKIVILPDYLEIARDGLGGLPDIVRDRVTSAVEALLTADSASRKQEVQAWDGEVRQVSKHAFNLKQLDNPARIPPCGWKCSKCDMRENLWLNLTDGSILCGRRYFDGSGGNNHAVEHYRETGYPLAVKLGTITPDGADVYSYDEDDMVLDPSLAEHLSHFGIDMLKMQKTDKTMTELEIDMNQRIGEWELIQESGVPLKPLFGPGYTGIRNLGNSCYLNSVVQVLFSIPDFQRKYVDKLEKIFQNAPTDPTQDFSTQVAKLGHGLLSGEYSKPALESGDGEQVPEQKEVQDGIAPRMFKALVGKGHPEFSTNRQQDAQEFFLHLINMVERNCRSSENPNEVFRFLVEEKIKCLATEKVKYTQRVDYIMQLPVPMDAALNKEELLEYEEKKRQAEEEKVPLPELVRAQVPFSSCLEAYGAPEQVDDFWSTALQAKSVALKTTRFASFPDYLVIQIKKFTFGLDWVPKKLDVSIEMPEELDISQLRGAGLQPGEEELPDIAPPLVTPDEPKGSLGFYGNEDEDSFCSPHFSSPTSPMLDESVIIQLVEMGFPMDACRKAVYYTGNSGAEAAMNWVMSHMDDPDFANPLILPGSSGPGSTSAAADPPPEDCVTTIVSMGFSRDQALKALRATNNSLERAVDWIFSHIDDLDAEAAMDISEGRSAADSISESVPVGPKVRDGPGKYQLFAFISHMGTSTMCGHYVCHIKKEGRWVIYNDQKVCASEKPPKDLGYIYFYQRVLS
- the Usp5 gene encoding ubiquitin carboxyl-terminal hydrolase 5 isoform X2; amino-acid sequence: MAELSEEALLSVLPTIRVPKAGDRVHKDECAFSFDTPESEGGLYICMNTFLGFGKQYVERHFNKTGQRVYLHLRRTRRPKEEDTSAGTGDPPRKKPTRLAIGVEGGFDLTEDKFEYDEDVKIVILPDYLEIARDGLGGLPDIVRDRVTSAVEALLTADSASRKQEVQAWDGEVRQVSKHAFNLKQLDNPARIPPCGWKCSKCDMRENLWLNLTDGSILCGRRYFDGSGGNNHAVEHYRETGYPLAVKLGTITPDGADVYSYDEDDMVLDPSLAEHLSHFGIDMLKMQKTDKTMTELEIDMNQRIGEWELIQESGVPLKPLFGPGYTGIRNLGNSCYLNSVVQVLFSIPDFQRKYVDKLEKIFQNAPTDPTQDFSTQVAKLGHGLLSGEYSKPALESGDGEQVPEQKEVQDGIAPRMFKALVGKGHPEFSTNRQQDAQEFFLHLINMVERNCRSSENPNEVFRFLVEEKIKCLATEKVKYTQRVDYIMQLPVPMDAALNKEELLEYEEKKRQAEEEKVPLPELVRAQVPFSSCLEAYGAPEQVDDFWSTALQAKSVALKTTRFASFPDYLVIQIKKFTFGLDWVPKKLDVSIEMPEELDISQLRGAGLQPGEEELPDIAPPLVTPDEPKAPMLDESVIIQLVEMGFPMDACRKAVYYTGNSGAEAAMNWVMSHMDDPDFANPLILPGSSGPGSTSAAADPPPEDCVTTIVSMGFSRDQALKALRATNNSLERAVDWIFSHIDDLDAEAAMDISEGRSAADSISESVPVGPKVRDGPGKYQLFAFISHMGTSTMCGHYVCHIKKEGRWVIYNDQKVCASEKPPKDLGYIYFYQRVLS